One segment of Acropora muricata isolate sample 2 chromosome 8, ASM3666990v1, whole genome shotgun sequence DNA contains the following:
- the LOC136926621 gene encoding uncharacterized protein has protein sequence MFSTGIDCGVSSFKHGPSLSLLALDKKLCVIIFKLLLQSHLPLFCLRSLNTTLCVIALIESLFQVRGLPFCARSLNKTISLVRLAGAFHRKHEPPLTPCPRTSQETISLVHLDRAPFHRKHEPPLTPCPRTSQETISLVHLDRAPFHRKHEPPLTPCPRTSQETISFAGFDLTQTIPLDHLVERDEKLI, from the exons CTCTTCTAGCACTAGACAAAAAG CTCTGTGTTATCATATTCAAGTTATTACTCCAAAGCCACCTTCCCCTGTTTTGTCTGCGATCGTTGAACACAACG CTCTGTGTCATCGCATTGATCGAGTCATTATTCCAAGTACGTGGCCTTCCCTTCTGCGCACGATCGCTGAACAAAACG ATTTCTTTGGTGCGTTTGGCTGGGGCATTTCACCGTAAACACGAGCCCCCTTTGACTCCGTGTCCTCGAACGTCGCAAGAAACA ATTTCTTTAGTGCATTTGGACAGGGCGCCGTTTCACCGTAAACACGAGCCCCCTTTGACTCCGTGTCCTCGAACGTCGCAAGAAACG ATTTCTTTAGTGCATTTGGACAGGGCGCCGTTTCACCGTAAACACGAGCCCCCTTTGACTCCGTGTCCTCGAACGTCGCAAGAAACG ATTTCGTTTGCTGGCTTTGACTTGACTCAGACGATTCCCTTAGACCATCTGGTAGAACGGGATGAGAAG CTGATATAA
- the LOC136925490 gene encoding uncharacterized protein: MASLLFSDLCSTRRGKELFFCFMQAKEILLSSYSDQLICKALSYLSVNLVPCTDPELDYFQQKLSSRFYPFGLISEHNLLCLTTFLQANRGIQLSIPNIDNQAHLQALATQSSSMSPHYLPLQSNQLGQVKPTFQLSEPGRFDENFSDTDPNFICKRPRIHVPTLVGVVQPSVRRRTSDNPVSPTESRSESPLFSLLQEPETSVATTTLGDPTNQLVSRTLAKSNVNQLSAQDIPNDSSVQQNSLESHLTPLNQPVDPDPLLPESIDGTSSIEIDSFKESTKSSRTAVTLSESEMSPQLRLDLDEIRKFYSLPINLNRDGGVLQDVSIGKMLERIKGFLWFLKKVKGVEPALTYCINPEVLQQFVEFMMKNRGIKAITCSRYVTSLISACKVPLVSTQDEQKEESLEKIRAIQRQLERLSRQEKIDSDSLNPQTDKVVYSELLELCREFKWEVSEKTGADRARSCMNLCLLLMYCAVNPGRVKEYISLRIYKDQSGDQLKDQNFIWFKEDGGIVLLENSYKTRNTYGLNTTDVSSVTYLNYYLRLYKSKMRSLLLHGNDHDFFFVAPRGNRFSHASYNYYISGLFEKYLSRRLTTVDLRKIVVNYFLSLPESGDYSLRESFATLMKHSIRAQQKYYDERPLTQKKRERSIC; this comes from the coding sequence ATGGCCTCTTTACTATTTAGCGATTTGTGTTCAACTAGGCGGGGAAAGgaattgtttttctgttttatgcAAGCAAAGGAAATCTTATTATCTAGTTATAGTGACCAACTTATCTGCAAGGCATTATCTTATTTAAGTGTGAACCTCGTTCCGTGTACGGATCCAGAACTCGATTATTTTCAGCAAAAACTTTCATCCCGTTTCTACCCCTTCGGTTTAATTAGTGAACACAATTTGCTCTGCCTGACGACTTTTCTGCAAGCGAATCGTGGCATTCAATTATCCATCCCAAACATTGACAACCAGGCTCATTTACAGGCTCTTGCGACGCAATCTAGTTCGATGTCGCCGCATTATCTTCCATTACAAAGCAATCAGCTCGGCCAAGTCAAACCAACTTTTCAGCTTTCGGAACCAGGTCGCTTTGATGAAAATTTCAGCGACACTGACCCAAATTTCATTTGCAAGCGTCCGAGAATTCACGTTCCAACATTAGTCGGTGTTGTACAGCCTAGTGTAAGACGTCGGACTAGCGACAATCCTGTTAGTCCAACTGAAAGTCGATCTGAATCACCTCTATTTTCACTACTACAAGAGCCTGAGACAAGTGTCGCTACAACCACTCTAGGTGATCCGACCAATCAATTAGTTTCGCGAACTCTGGCCAAAAGCAATGTCAACCAACTCTCCGCGCAAGATATTCCTAACGATTCCTCCGTTCAGCAAAACAGCCTCGAAAGTCACCTTACCCCTTTGAACCAACCTGTTGATCCTGATCCGCTATTACCCGAATCCATTGATGGTACCAGCAGCATTGAGATCGATTCTTTTAAAGAAAGTACGAAAAGCAGTAGAACTGCAGTGACTCTTTCCGAATCGGAGATGTCACCCCAGTTGCGTTTAGATTTGGACGAAATACGAAAATTTTATTCTCTTCCAATTAACCTCAATCGTGACGGAGGTGTTCTGCAAGATGTCTCGATAGGGAAAATGTTGGAAAGGATAAAAGGGTTCTTGTGGTTTTTAAAGAAGGTAAAAGGCGTCGAGCCTGCTTTGACTTATTGTATCAATCCGGAAGTCTTACAACAGTTTGTCGAATTTATGATGAAAAATCGTGGTATCAAAGCCATTACTTGTAGCCGGTATGTGACGTCCTTAATAAGTGCCTGCAAAGTGCCACTAGTGAGCACACAAGATGAACAAAAAGAAGAGTCTCTTGAAAAAATTAGGGCCATTCAGAGGCAACTTGAGCGATTGTCCAGACAGGAAAAAATTGATTCCGACAGTCTTAATCCTCAGACAGACAAAGTAGTTTACTCTGAATTGCTAGAATTATGCAGAGAATTCAAATGGGAGGTTTCGGAAAAAACAGGTGCTGATCGTGCACGAAGTTGTATGAATTTGTGCTTGCTTCTCATGTACTGTGCGGTTAACCCGGGCCGAGTCAAAGAATACATCTCACTGAGAATTTATAAAGATCAAAGCGGCGACCAATTAAAAGATCAAAATTTTATCTGGTTCAAGGAGGACGGTGGCATAGTATTGTTGGAAAATAGTTACAAGACCAGAAATACTTACGGCCTAAACACCACTGACGTGAGCTCAGTCACATACTTGAATTACTATCTGCGACTATACAAGTCTAAGATGAGATCACTTTTGCTACACGGCAATGACcacgacttttttttcgttgctCCGAGGGGAAATCGTTTCTCGCATGCCTCTTACAACTATTATATATCCGGACTATTCGAAAAGTACTTATCTCGGAGATTGACAACGGTTGACCTtcgaaaaattgttgttaaTTACTTTTTGTCGCTTCCAGAAAGTGGCGATTATTCCTTAAGGGAATCGTTTGCGACTCTCATGAAACATTCTATCAGAgcgcaacaaaaatatta